A genomic stretch from Desulfurococcaceae archaeon MEX13E-LK6-19 includes:
- a CDS encoding serine hydroxymethyltransferase → MRGETLSEILQKLPSDLAEILDIVLKHNYWRERQTINLIASENKMSPLATIFYLTDMMHRYAEGKPFKRYYQGLIYVDQMEVKAMELMSKLLDTPYVDLRPISGTIANATAFYSFAKPGDKACVAPVQAGAHVSHTRYGTLGALGIEQIELPFSLEEFNIDVDKAVKMIEEVKPKIVTLGASVYLFPHPTKELAEAAHAVGAKLIHDVAHVLGLIVGKVWENPLKLGADVLTSSTHKTFPGPQGGLIATSNEEDYKIIAKVVFPRFVSNHHLHRLPALAITAYEMMKYGEEYARQIVRNAKALAQALVEEGFKVLAEDKGFTTSHTIVADVKEFGRGAKVAKLLEEANIIVNKNMLPYDRPEDIKDPSGIRIGTQEVTRWGMKESDMKEIARFFREVVIDKKDPKEVGKKVAEFRKEFIKVHYCIDISDEEATKLLKLMMDPQPV, encoded by the coding sequence TTGAGAGGTGAGACTTTGTCTGAGATTCTTCAAAAACTCCCCTCTGACTTAGCTGAAATACTCGACATAGTTCTTAAACACAATTACTGGCGTGAACGTCAGACAATAAATCTTATTGCAAGCGAGAATAAAATGAGCCCTCTTGCCACGATATTCTATTTGACCGATATGATGCATCGTTATGCGGAAGGTAAACCGTTTAAAAGATACTATCAGGGACTTATTTATGTTGATCAAATGGAAGTAAAAGCAATGGAGCTCATGAGTAAACTCCTTGACACACCCTATGTTGATTTAAGACCTATTAGTGGAACCATAGCTAACGCAACCGCATTCTACTCGTTTGCAAAACCAGGAGATAAAGCATGTGTTGCACCTGTACAAGCCGGTGCTCATGTAAGTCATACTAGGTACGGTACCCTAGGTGCTCTAGGTATTGAACAGATAGAGCTCCCGTTTAGTCTAGAAGAATTCAATATAGATGTTGATAAAGCCGTCAAGATGATAGAAGAAGTTAAGCCAAAGATTGTAACACTTGGCGCGAGCGTATACTTGTTCCCTCACCCAACAAAAGAGCTGGCAGAGGCAGCGCATGCCGTAGGAGCAAAATTGATACACGACGTGGCCCATGTGCTAGGACTTATTGTCGGCAAAGTATGGGAGAACCCATTAAAACTTGGAGCCGATGTATTAACCTCATCCACACACAAGACATTCCCTGGTCCACAGGGAGGCCTCATTGCTACATCTAATGAAGAAGACTACAAGATCATAGCAAAAGTAGTATTCCCAAGATTCGTCTCAAACCACCATCTACATAGGCTACCAGCACTAGCTATTACGGCCTATGAGATGATGAAGTACGGTGAAGAGTATGCTAGACAAATAGTTAGGAATGCCAAAGCACTAGCACAAGCACTAGTAGAAGAAGGATTTAAGGTATTAGCCGAAGATAAAGGATTCACAACAAGCCACACAATAGTAGCTGACGTCAAAGAATTTGGTAGAGGAGCAAAAGTAGCAAAACTACTTGAAGAAGCCAATATAATAGTTAACAAGAACATGCTACCATACGATAGACCTGAAGACATCAAAGACCCAAGTGGTATCAGAATAGGAACACAAGAAGTAACTAGATGGGGTATGAAGGAAAGCGATATGAAAGAAATAGCTAGATTCTTCAGAGAAGTAGTCATAGACAAGAAAGACCCGAAAGAAGTCGGTAAGAAGGTTGCTGAATTCAGAAAAGAATTCATTAAAGTACACTACTGTATCGACATCTCCGACGAAGAAGCAACGAAGTTACTAAAACTAATGATGGATCCACAACCAGTCTAG
- a CDS encoding ribose 1,5-bisphosphate isomerase, translating to MEVPPKVLEIAEGIKTMRIRGAGRIARAAAEALKIAALEYKGPMNEQSFRKYMARIADLIISTRPTAVSLPNAVLYVMYRLMTARGSVKELIETVVNTADRFIQESLEAVKKIGEIGARRIKDDAVVLTHCHSTASVSVIVTAYKMGKIRKVYSTETRPFYQGRITMRHLLEAGVPATQIPDSAVRYIMHEVDQVVVGADTIASNGAVVNKIGTSQVALAAHEARVRVFVAAETYKFSPATVIGELVPIEFRPPTEIVSEEWIKKHPNIEVLNPSFDVTPPEYIDAIITERGVIPPQAAILVLMDRFGWALSKIKQGEFARLKFEETIEE from the coding sequence ATGGAGGTTCCGCCTAAGGTTCTCGAGATAGCCGAAGGAATAAAGACTATGAGAATACGTGGAGCTGGGAGAATAGCTCGAGCAGCAGCGGAGGCATTAAAAATTGCAGCACTAGAGTACAAGGGCCCTATGAATGAACAGAGCTTCCGGAAATACATGGCACGAATAGCCGACTTAATAATCTCGACGAGACCAACAGCTGTTAGTCTTCCCAATGCTGTTCTTTACGTTATGTACAGATTAATGACTGCTCGCGGGAGCGTCAAGGAGCTTATTGAAACTGTAGTTAATACTGCTGATAGATTCATACAAGAAAGCCTAGAGGCTGTAAAGAAGATTGGCGAAATAGGTGCTCGCAGAATAAAGGATGATGCAGTAGTTTTAACTCATTGCCATAGTACTGCCTCGGTATCAGTAATAGTTACAGCATACAAAATGGGCAAAATAAGGAAGGTCTATAGTACTGAGACAAGGCCATTCTATCAAGGAAGAATAACTATGCGTCATCTACTTGAAGCAGGTGTGCCAGCCACTCAGATACCTGATAGTGCCGTCCGCTACATAATGCATGAAGTAGATCAAGTAGTTGTAGGGGCTGACACTATAGCTAGTAATGGAGCGGTAGTAAACAAGATTGGTACAAGTCAAGTAGCCTTGGCAGCTCATGAAGCACGTGTAAGAGTGTTTGTCGCGGCAGAGACGTACAAATTCTCTCCAGCAACCGTAATAGGCGAGCTTGTGCCAATAGAGTTCAGACCGCCAACAGAAATAGTTAGTGAAGAGTGGATAAAGAAGCATCCAAACATAGAAGTACTCAATCCCTCATTTGATGTAACTCCTCCCGAGTACATTGACGCAATAATAACAGAGAGGGGAGTAATACCGCCACAGGCAGCTATACTGGTGCTCATGGATAGATTCGGCTGGGCTCTCAGTAAGATTAAACAAGGTGAGTTCGCTAGATTAAAGTTTGAAGAGACTATAGAGGAGTAA
- a CDS encoding initiation factor 2B produces MDFIEELKKHGFNIGFTATEYSLKLLDEIRASFEKTTDYKSLARAFIDIVEKTMLERPTSAQAHNILRDLGLIIAEGYEDNIMYDKTRENLFKSIELWRRKVVEECNEAALIASRRLLDGEVVMTNSRSICVLKAFEYAANEGKRLTVYVTESRPGMEGLITAEKIAELGHKVKLIVDSGARYFMKDVDKVLMGSEAVAINGAVISKVGSSLISLIAYEARVRVFYIAPTTKFSIETLFGELVKLPEGDWRRLMSPDVFASMPENYNARAPLFDVTPPNYIDGIATEQGLFAPQALPVVLKEVYGSWPPSLPSIEEVVEKVKQIYQGV; encoded by the coding sequence ATGGATTTTATTGAAGAACTTAAGAAACATGGTTTTAATATAGGTTTTACAGCAACTGAATACTCCTTAAAGCTTCTCGATGAAATAAGGGCTTCTTTTGAGAAAACAACAGACTATAAGTCATTAGCAAGAGCTTTCATAGACATTGTCGAGAAAACAATGCTTGAAAGACCTACTTCTGCACAAGCCCATAACATATTAAGAGATCTTGGATTGATTATTGCTGAAGGCTATGAGGACAATATAATGTATGATAAGACTAGAGAAAACCTCTTTAAATCCATTGAGCTCTGGAGAAGAAAAGTTGTTGAAGAATGTAATGAAGCCGCATTAATAGCTTCACGAAGACTTCTTGACGGAGAAGTAGTCATGACTAATAGCAGGAGTATATGTGTATTAAAAGCTTTTGAATACGCTGCAAATGAGGGTAAACGATTAACAGTTTATGTTACAGAGTCTAGACCCGGGATGGAGGGTCTTATTACGGCTGAAAAAATTGCTGAGCTAGGACATAAGGTAAAATTGATTGTAGACTCTGGTGCAAGATACTTCATGAAGGATGTTGACAAAGTGTTAATGGGTTCGGAAGCAGTGGCAATAAATGGTGCTGTTATAAGCAAAGTCGGTTCAAGCCTCATAAGCTTGATTGCCTATGAGGCACGGGTAAGAGTATTCTATATTGCACCAACAACGAAGTTTAGTATTGAAACATTATTTGGAGAGCTAGTAAAACTTCCCGAAGGAGACTGGAGAAGACTCATGAGCCCTGATGTATTTGCTTCAATGCCCGAAAACTATAATGCACGAGCACCATTATTTGATGTAACACCACCAAACTATATAGATGGAATTGCTACAGAGCAAGGGCTTTTCGCTCCACAAGCCTTACCTGTTGTATTAAAGGAAGTATATGGTTCCTGGCCTCCTAGCTTGCCTAGTATAGAAGAGGTTGTAGAAAAAGTAAAACAGATTTACCAAGGTGTCTGA
- a CDS encoding ATPase → MIILVIGLLRYDAGKTTWVMELIELLKEYGVKAIPFKPVGGHNAWYQYNTLKYSIELGTLVGEDAYKLARVSGLTNMIEILSPIDILLAPPDPSLYENDYRRYIDDSSLLEKQAVLARITLPYGEVYTTTHYVIEDNYVKTIKSLRTDLEILKNKIKNVMKTTSQIFLKLLESPTIINGLALIQERLEKESDVLVIESFNNVALPIPSAIKADYVFVVAPGKILLYKGDDYRRALAVYGTVPGLLAYETAPVISLLKNPVLVLDWEPRLQEKHVVIKPSEAAEKALSLVLEKS, encoded by the coding sequence ATGATTATACTGGTTATAGGTTTGCTAAGGTATGACGCTGGCAAGACAACATGGGTTATGGAGTTGATCGAGTTATTAAAGGAGTACGGAGTTAAAGCAATACCTTTCAAGCCTGTTGGCGGACATAATGCATGGTATCAATACAATACATTGAAGTATAGTATTGAACTTGGTACACTAGTTGGTGAGGACGCCTATAAACTAGCAAGGGTTTCTGGTTTAACCAACATGATAGAGATACTATCCCCTATTGATATACTCTTAGCTCCTCCTGATCCATCACTTTATGAGAACGACTACAGGAGATATATTGATGATAGTAGTCTTCTAGAAAAACAGGCCGTGCTGGCCCGTATAACGCTTCCATATGGTGAGGTTTATACTACAACACATTATGTGATCGAGGACAATTATGTTAAAACAATAAAGTCCCTAAGAACTGACCTTGAAATTCTCAAGAATAAGATAAAGAACGTTATGAAAACTACTTCGCAAATATTTCTCAAACTACTTGAGTCGCCAACTATTATTAATGGCTTAGCACTAATCCAGGAAAGACTTGAGAAGGAATCAGATGTTCTTGTTATAGAGAGTTTCAATAACGTTGCATTGCCTATACCCTCTGCTATAAAGGCCGATTATGTATTTGTTGTTGCTCCCGGTAAGATATTGTTGTATAAAGGAGATGATTATAGGAGAGCTCTTGCAGTCTATGGTACGGTACCTGGTTTACTGGCATATGAGACAGCACCAGTAATAAGCCTTCTTAAGAACCCTGTACTTGTGCTTGATTGGGAGCCTCGTTTACAAGAAAAACATGTTGTCATAAAGCCTTCTGAAGCTGCTGAGAAAGCTTTATCACTAGTTTTAGAAAAGAGTTGA
- a CDS encoding metal-dependent hydrolase produces the protein MRRSVHALMGASLGVLLAWNNALVFFPSLIFGWIGGYFPDIDLKFRHRKSLHNIFAIATATVIIYVGAYSLFVNWGTLEPKYIPLYSKYMALSFLLGALAHVFFDSFTPRGVFILWPISSARLRLGRIKSDNKFYNGFGIFISILIFFLWMAYSTGLVNVLREFS, from the coding sequence ATGAGGAGAAGCGTTCATGCCCTAATGGGCGCATCTCTAGGTGTGCTCTTGGCATGGAATAATGCTCTAGTCTTCTTTCCAAGTCTAATATTTGGTTGGATTGGAGGATACTTTCCAGACATAGACTTAAAATTTAGGCATAGAAAGAGTCTTCACAACATCTTCGCCATAGCTACAGCTACGGTAATAATATACGTTGGCGCCTATAGTTTATTCGTAAATTGGGGTACTTTAGAGCCAAAGTACATACCTCTATACAGTAAGTACATGGCACTGTCATTTCTTCTCGGTGCTCTTGCCCACGTGTTCTTTGACTCATTTACTCCAAGGGGAGTATTTATTCTATGGCCCATATCATCAGCAAGGCTTAGATTAGGAAGGATAAAGTCTGACAATAAGTTTTACAATGGATTTGGAATATTCATATCAATACTGATCTTCTTCTTATGGATGGCTTATTCAACAGGTCTTGTTAATGTTTTAAGAGAGTTTTCATAA
- a CDS encoding DUF1743 domain-containing protein: MTNKQGVVVNIGFDDIDSPQGGCTTHFVSELIIKWSKKPWVEFIDYPNLIRLAPGVPWKTRGNGGLVVRVRVPDEEKAFDLYEEAVVEVENYVREFMHPESHPALAMVVGYPDKTLEWLGHKAVQDIIPKDLLLRVIDKITNLHKDTRIRGYRGLVGAYASIGVTLRDSDYTYELIAYRKPEYWGKPRLVDPLSVKNMDLALKGKTFLNYDHEVDKPLITPHGPDPVLFGIRGEEPEYLVEALRMIHVLEPIDMWIIYRTNQATDMHLRQITSLNEAYIYTGIRIIATVYSQPRRIRGGHVVFKITDNTRELDVAAYEPTGGFRNIVEKLIPGDIVEVYGIIRPPSSNHGPTLNLEKIRIIKLAPRYKYVAPRCPRCSARMESMGRGKGYRCKKCGYKDPNAKKIAIPLPRDVTPGFYQPPPRSFKHLMKPIERFGREKKEPPKRLYVPWYWKSS; this comes from the coding sequence TTGACGAATAAACAGGGAGTAGTAGTTAACATAGGGTTCGACGACATAGATAGCCCTCAAGGTGGTTGTACAACACATTTTGTTTCTGAACTCATCATAAAATGGTCTAAAAAACCTTGGGTCGAGTTTATAGATTATCCAAACTTGATAAGACTAGCCCCCGGTGTCCCATGGAAGACAAGAGGTAATGGAGGACTTGTTGTTAGAGTAAGAGTGCCAGACGAAGAAAAAGCTTTCGATCTATACGAAGAAGCTGTTGTTGAAGTAGAAAACTATGTCAGAGAATTCATGCATCCAGAAAGTCATCCAGCTCTCGCTATGGTCGTAGGGTATCCTGATAAAACACTTGAATGGCTGGGGCACAAAGCAGTCCAGGATATTATTCCAAAAGATCTTCTACTAAGAGTCATCGACAAGATAACTAATCTTCATAAAGACACGAGGATACGAGGATATAGGGGTCTTGTTGGGGCATATGCATCCATAGGAGTAACGCTTAGAGATAGCGATTATACTTATGAACTAATAGCCTACAGGAAGCCAGAGTATTGGGGAAAACCAAGACTCGTAGATCCATTGAGTGTAAAGAACATGGATTTAGCCTTGAAGGGTAAGACTTTTCTTAATTATGATCATGAAGTGGACAAGCCCCTCATAACACCTCATGGACCGGATCCTGTATTGTTCGGTATACGAGGCGAAGAACCCGAGTATTTAGTAGAGGCTCTTCGAATGATACATGTACTCGAACCCATCGACATGTGGATTATATACAGGACTAATCAAGCTACAGACATGCATTTAAGGCAAATAACTAGTTTAAACGAGGCATATATTTACACAGGAATAAGAATTATTGCCACAGTATATAGCCAGCCAAGAAGGATACGTGGTGGACATGTCGTCTTCAAAATAACGGATAACACTAGAGAACTCGATGTAGCTGCTTATGAGCCTACGGGTGGATTCAGAAATATTGTTGAAAAACTAATACCGGGCGATATTGTTGAAGTATACGGCATTATAAGACCACCTAGCTCTAATCATGGCCCAACTCTTAACCTCGAAAAAATACGTATCATTAAGCTCGCTCCTAGGTACAAGTATGTAGCTCCACGATGTCCTAGATGTAGTGCACGCATGGAGTCAATGGGTAGAGGTAAAGGGTATAGATGTAAGAAATGCGGGTATAAGGATCCTAATGCCAAGAAAATAGCTATTCCTCTTCCAAGAGATGTTACACCAGGATTTTACCAGCCTCCACCTAGGAGTTTTAAACATTTAATGAAGCCCATTGAGAGATTTGGTAGGGAGAAAAAAGAACCACCTAAAAGACTATACGTCCCATGGTACTGGAAGTCTTCTTAG
- a CDS encoding deoxyhypusine synthase: protein MPVDEDIMLGDIRKELLKKPIKDYMIHTNTCICDLIEYFNQAHGFMAGHIIEAAKILAEMWSDDNTTRFLAFTANIVATGLRGVLTQLIREGFPHIIITTCGTIDHDIARGTGRKYYKGTFYADDALLRTLEIHRLGNIFIPFENYGIAIEDFTRELLRELANEKKEWSPHEILRRVGEKIQDPFSILRAAAEKNIPVIVPGITDGAFGTQIVIQSQFTGLKLDVIGDEKLLADKVFEAKKLGGLIIGGGISKHHTIWWSQFRDGLDYVVYLTTAVEYDGSLSGAQPREAISWGKLKAGGRRAVVYGDATITLPLVVAGAKCIMEGKIKLDE, encoded by the coding sequence ATGCCGGTTGACGAAGATATCATGCTTGGCGATATACGTAAAGAACTCCTCAAGAAGCCTATCAAGGATTACATGATACATACAAATACTTGTATATGCGATCTTATAGAGTACTTTAATCAAGCCCATGGATTTATGGCAGGGCATATAATTGAAGCAGCTAAAATACTTGCCGAAATGTGGAGTGATGACAATACAACTCGCTTCCTAGCATTCACGGCAAATATTGTTGCCACTGGTCTAAGAGGGGTGTTGACACAACTTATCCGTGAAGGATTCCCCCATATAATCATAACAACATGTGGCACCATAGACCACGACATAGCCCGTGGTACTGGACGCAAATACTATAAAGGCACATTCTATGCTGATGACGCTCTGTTGAGAACTCTCGAAATACATAGACTAGGAAATATATTCATACCATTTGAAAACTATGGCATTGCAATAGAAGACTTCACTCGAGAGTTATTGAGGGAACTAGCAAACGAGAAGAAAGAATGGAGTCCACATGAGATCCTACGTAGAGTTGGAGAGAAGATCCAGGACCCGTTCTCAATACTTAGAGCTGCGGCTGAAAAGAATATACCAGTAATAGTGCCAGGTATAACGGATGGAGCTTTTGGTACACAAATAGTTATACAAAGCCAGTTTACTGGCTTAAAATTAGATGTCATAGGGGACGAAAAGCTATTAGCCGACAAGGTTTTCGAGGCAAAGAAGCTCGGCGGACTCATAATAGGTGGTGGGATAAGCAAGCACCATACCATATGGTGGTCGCAATTCAGAGACGGACTTGACTACGTGGTATACCTTACAACCGCTGTTGAATACGATGGAAGTTTAAGTGGTGCACAACCAAGAGAGGCGATATCATGGGGTAAGCTAAAGGCTGGAGGACGTAGAGCTGTAGTATATGGTGATGCTACTATCACGCTACCATTAGTTGTTGCTGGCGCTAAGTGTATAATGGAGGGCAAAATAAAACTTGACGAATAA
- a CDS encoding restriction endonuclease: MEAGTVRMIIEEVLKRNKVTIDDLSKTLHISKEVVSLALRLIPGISLKNGSVVVENKLVLVIEGIKRGLPVKRLSRYVDWRDFEKLSAEILSSHGYSVYTNVLMTKPIRLEIDVVGVDIGSGRAIVVDCKHWIHGLSPSMLYDVGRKHIERTVKFLKYIDWITRKYPLLKKVKYAVPVIVTLTTPKIRTVDRRVVIVNIGEFNNFLQDIHLVLDELGIETIARENTGTLESLL; the protein is encoded by the coding sequence ATGGAAGCTGGTACTGTGAGGATGATTATTGAGGAGGTTTTGAAGAGGAACAAGGTTACCATAGATGATTTATCTAAGACTCTTCACATATCGAAGGAAGTTGTTTCACTAGCGTTAAGGCTTATTCCGGGTATTTCATTAAAGAATGGCAGTGTTGTTGTGGAGAATAAGTTAGTACTCGTTATTGAGGGTATTAAGCGGGGTTTGCCTGTAAAGAGGCTTTCGCGTTATGTTGACTGGAGAGACTTCGAGAAATTGTCTGCAGAGATCCTCTCTAGCCATGGTTATAGTGTTTATACAAATGTGTTAATGACCAAGCCTATTAGGCTTGAAATAGATGTTGTTGGCGTCGATATTGGCTCTGGTAGAGCTATTGTTGTTGATTGTAAACACTGGATCCATGGTTTATCTCCGTCAATGCTCTATGATGTCGGAAGAAAACATATCGAGAGAACAGTGAAGTTTCTAAAGTACATTGACTGGATTACAAGAAAATATCCTCTCCTAAAGAAAGTAAAATACGCCGTACCGGTCATAGTTACTTTAACCACGCCTAAAATAAGAACAGTAGATCGACGTGTTGTGATAGTCAATATAGGCGAGTTCAATAACTTTCTTCAAGACATACATCTTGTTCTCGATGAATTAGGTATAGAAACTATAGCAAGAGAAAACACTGGGACACTGGAATCTCTTCTCTAA
- a CDS encoding sodium-dependent transporter — MGEVKREHWATKIGLILAMAGNAIGLGNFIRFPAKAAAYGGGAYLIPYFLALVILGIPIMFVEWTLGRYGGAHGHGHLTPMLFLAARHRLSTGKAAAFAILGGAIAFVTGVMITGYYTNIIGWMGFYAVSSLKGDFAALTDADAAIGFLVNFLATLQYNLPAWIISLLIITLIVARGIRRGIEVAAKIMMPILFLEGVVLVVMSLTLGAPVKPEWTSLKGFEWLWTPKLDKLTDPASFIEGAGQIFFTLSIGIAGIIPNYASYLRREDDIPLSALTTTSLNEFAEVVMGASIAIPLAYAFGGPDLMAKVEAGMSGFVLSVSALPPLFGRLGFVGNIAGFLWFSLLWFAGVTSAIALVNVVTSIFEEDFGIARSKGAWIAFGLVFLTGVFVNIEGWLNNASTDYLDLADFYAGSLLLLVVALFEVAAVLWLWGVDKSYEELHKGAYITVPKGYWKYVAGVLAPIYLVILLGWFIYTSFLKGEIVGAARPDNIFGWIAAGMLVLMFLVGIVISYLSLKKRYLS; from the coding sequence GTGGGAGAAGTTAAAAGAGAACACTGGGCCACAAAAATAGGTCTCATACTCGCAATGGCTGGAAACGCTATAGGACTAGGAAACTTCATCAGATTCCCCGCAAAAGCAGCCGCATACGGTGGAGGAGCATACCTCATACCATACTTCCTGGCTCTCGTCATACTAGGTATACCAATAATGTTTGTAGAATGGACTCTAGGACGTTATGGAGGTGCACATGGACACGGACACTTAACCCCAATGCTATTCCTAGCCGCACGTCACAGGCTCTCAACAGGTAAAGCAGCTGCTTTTGCTATACTCGGTGGTGCTATAGCCTTTGTCACAGGTGTAATGATCACAGGTTACTACACAAACATAATAGGATGGATGGGCTTCTATGCAGTATCATCTCTGAAAGGAGACTTTGCAGCACTAACTGATGCCGACGCAGCTATAGGGTTCCTCGTTAACTTCCTAGCAACACTACAATACAACCTACCAGCATGGATTATATCCCTACTAATAATAACACTAATTGTTGCAAGAGGTATAAGACGTGGAATTGAAGTAGCAGCAAAAATCATGATGCCAATACTGTTCTTAGAAGGAGTAGTACTAGTAGTAATGTCACTAACCCTCGGTGCACCAGTGAAACCCGAGTGGACTAGCCTAAAAGGATTCGAGTGGCTATGGACACCCAAACTAGATAAGCTGACAGACCCCGCTTCATTCATTGAAGGCGCTGGACAAATATTCTTCACATTAAGTATCGGTATCGCTGGAATAATACCTAACTATGCAAGCTATCTAAGAAGAGAAGACGACATACCATTAAGTGCACTAACAACCACTTCACTCAACGAGTTTGCCGAGGTAGTCATGGGTGCCAGTATAGCTATACCACTAGCATACGCGTTCGGAGGACCCGACTTAATGGCTAAAGTAGAGGCTGGAATGTCAGGCTTCGTGTTATCAGTAAGCGCTCTACCACCACTATTCGGTAGACTAGGATTCGTAGGAAACATTGCCGGATTCCTATGGTTCTCACTACTATGGTTCGCTGGCGTGACTAGCGCTATAGCATTAGTAAATGTTGTCACATCAATATTCGAAGAAGACTTTGGTATTGCAAGAAGTAAGGGTGCATGGATAGCATTTGGTCTAGTATTCCTAACAGGAGTATTCGTAAACATAGAAGGCTGGCTAAATAACGCCTCAACAGACTACCTTGACCTAGCAGACTTCTACGCAGGATCACTACTATTGCTTGTCGTAGCATTATTCGAGGTAGCAGCCGTCCTGTGGCTATGGGGTGTTGATAAGAGCTACGAAGAACTACACAAAGGAGCATACATAACCGTGCCGAAAGGTTACTGGAAGTACGTGGCAGGAGTACTCGCTCCGATATATCTAGTCATACTACTAGGATGGTTCATATACACATCATTCCTAAAGGGAGAAATAGTGGGCGCAGCTAGACCAGACAACATCTTCGGATGGATAGCAGCGGGCATGCTAGTACTAATGTTCCTAGTAGGAATCGTAATATCATACCTGTCACTAAAGAAGAGGTACCTATCTTAG
- a CDS encoding DNA polymerase sliding clamp: MARVVYPEAKSIKSIVDSLAKLVDEVAITINNDGLFLKALDPARVALIEVMLPATSFLEYEVNEETTLGISMANLSKLLTRLKKGDRFELFAEEDYVGVTIHAAIKRTYRFKNLEVQVPEIPEASLEFTVEAQVLADAIKHAIKDAEAVGDTLEFEAKDDQALYMRGVGGTMAETKLTRDMPALIDLVVKEPAKSAYSIEYLKNVVALTKIAEATIVKFSNDAPIYLEFALAGEGRVKFLLAPKA; encoded by the coding sequence ATTGCAAGAGTTGTTTATCCTGAGGCAAAAAGTATAAAGAGTATAGTTGATTCTCTTGCCAAGCTAGTTGATGAAGTTGCAATAACGATAAACAATGATGGTTTATTCCTTAAGGCGCTTGATCCAGCTAGAGTAGCTTTAATTGAAGTCATGTTGCCTGCGACTAGTTTCCTTGAATACGAGGTTAACGAGGAAACCACTCTCGGTATAAGTATGGCCAACTTATCTAAACTCTTGACGAGGCTTAAGAAAGGCGATAGGTTTGAGTTATTTGCTGAAGAAGACTATGTTGGAGTTACTATTCATGCTGCGATAAAGAGGACTTATAGGTTTAAGAATCTAGAGGTTCAAGTACCAGAGATACCAGAGGCTTCACTGGAATTTACTGTTGAGGCGCAAGTTCTGGCTGATGCTATAAAGCATGCTATCAAGGATGCTGAAGCTGTGGGAGATACTCTTGAGTTTGAAGCGAAAGACGACCAAGCACTATACATGAGGGGTGTAGGAGGGACTATGGCCGAGACTAAGCTTACACGTGATATGCCTGCATTAATAGATCTTGTAGTAAAGGAGCCGGCTAAATCAGCTTATAGTATAGAATACCTTAAGAATGTTGTAGCGTTAACAAAGATTGCTGAAGCAACCATAGTAAAATTCTCGAATGATGCGCCAATATATCTCGAGTTTGCATTAGCGGGAGAAGGTAGAGTGAAATTCTTACTAGCACCCAAAGCGTAA